AAAACAGGAGGAGCTCAGCTTCAGCTCCAGCCTCTCTCACTGCTACATCCTATCGGCTAATCATATTGTGTTCGCTGTGATGTCACTAGTTTCTGGGCAGATTACCTGCATGATGATGGCTCCTTGCAGCTGCTGCTCCCCCTGATATCTTTATATTACCTTCCCTTACATATAGTATAGCATGAAGGGGCTCGGTGAAGGAGGCGGTgaaggtgtgtaagtgtctgatggGGTCACACAGCTGATAAAAGGACAGCCGCCCCGCCTCATAATCCAGACAGATCCTGAATCTATCACTGGAGATCTGGTAAGGGAGCTGGATCACTTCACTGTCATGTCTCACTGAATACTGGTTATTATTCCCCCGCCCTCCATATAAACCCCAGGACTTTTTATTATCTCCAATGAGTGACAGGCGCCCCCTCCTGCCTATACTGGGATAACACATCCCAACCCTCCACACTCGTGATCTACTGATTTCCACATCCCAGTAATGTCGTCCAGAGGAAAATCCCCTACTGCTCATCACCTGATAATACTGGAATCTCTCTGATGTTCCTGGGCGATTCTGCTTTATATCTGTCCAGGTTGCAGTTTTCAGGTCGTCTGATATAAGTATCTTATTAGCAGTTGTGTTTACATCCAGTAATATGTCTGCAGGACCCTGtacatagaaggtgacatatcttATTAAATCAGATAATGTGTGTGATAAGTGCGAGATCAACTCCACACCCcaatcacctccatcatgtccccatgTGGCGTCATGACCTCCatcaagtccccttgtgtcctCCTCACCTCCATCATGTTCTCCCATGACCTCATGTCCTCCCATGTCCTGATCACCTCCCTCCTCCTCAGGATCACACAAGTCACCTGTGTCTGGCTCCTGTAAGACAGTCAGTGGATCAGTCATGTTACACAGCTCCTCAATGTgtctcatcttcctggacagctcgTCTTTCTTTACTTCCAGCTTCTGGATCATATCAGACAGTGACAGAGACACCTGCTCTTCCCGCCTGGAGATCTCGCTCAGGACCCTCTTCTCCAGGTCATCCAGCCGTCTCCTGATGTCTATAAACAGGGCAGTGACTCGCTCTACTTCTTTAGATGATTTTTCTTGAGTTGTTTTACTCCGTTCCTCTAGACTACGGACTTTTTCCTCAGTCTTCTCTCTCTTTGTGGTAAGTTTCTGCAGAACATTTCTCagtttcttcatcttcttctcaGAGGCCTCATCTAGAGACTCCATCTTATGTCCCTGGTGTTGCCCAATCAGACAGCAGGACACACAGATACAAGCAGCGTCCTCAGTGCAGTAATATTCCAGGATCTTCTTATGGACAGAACATTTCCTGCTCTCCATTGACGTTCTGGGCTCAGTGAGGACATGTTCTGCCGACTTGCTGTGAACTCTCAGGTGGTTATCACACAATGAAGCCTCACAGTGCAGACAGGATTTAACAGCCAGTACAGGAGCGTGAATGCAGTAAGTGCAGAAGATCTCAGTGATCTCCTCCTGATGTAGCTGAGCAGACGGGAAATTCTCCACTACATTACACAGAGTTATGTTCCTCTTCAGCACAGGCCGCTTCGGGAACTCTTCTCTACATTCAGGACAGGAATAAACTCCAGAGCCATTCTGTGTATTCAGGACCTGATCAATACAGACCCggcagaagttgtgtccacatctcagGGTTACAGGATCTGTATAAAGGTGCAGACAGATGGAACATTCCAGCTCTGTTCTGAGATTAGCAGACGCCATCGCTGACAGCAGAAGGAAGAAATGAAAGTAAAAGTGTGTAAGGCTCAGAGAGCAGTGGGTTGGATTGATACACAGGAGGAGGCTAGGTTCATTAATTTACTACATGTAGAGATCATTTAACAATTTCTCTACCAAGCATGGTAATTCTGCATCCATCCTGGCTGCTTTTAGATGTTTCATATTTACAGTATATTGTAGAGATAGCAGACTGCAATAACCAGGTGACCTACGCAAAAAATACACCAatgtgtaaggcctcattcacacgggcaacaccacatcgctgtgagaaaatcgcagcgatattgcatcgctgcgattttctcgcagcaataccgcgattttgtagcgctacaaagtcgtatgtgacgctacaaaatcgtgcgactttgtagcatcacgtgtgaggattttcggggggggcgggggggggcttgaaatataagccctaccctgaaaataacctgcaactaaaggagaagaaaaaaaagtatacatcacctcttccgTGCTGTCCGGggcgccgctgcagcttctccccaggtaccggcactgatcttcttcttcatcttctggccggggattgaaaaatccccggctgctggaagagctggctgtgattggctgacacttagccaatcacagccagtgctcgaagaatggctgtgattggttcaatcactgccattcatcgaacaCTTGCTGTGATAGGCTaattgtcagccaatcacagccagcgcttccaggaggcggggatttttgaatccccgaccaaaagagaagaagatgagtgccgggacctggggagaagatgcggccggactgacagcgcgtctaaggtgatgtatgtgtgtggttttttccggcagttagggcttagattaaagctttgacagtagcatttgctactgtcaaagttgcatcgcatacaaaccgcgttttcgtgcgatgcgatgcaacagagaggaaggctccatagggaaacatgggctacaaaatctcgcgtgtcgcgggcatattgccggacctgcgaggttcatgtgtcgttttgtagcatgctacaaaacatctcatgtgtgaaggaacccataggaaaccatgggcttcacatacatgcaatttgtagcattgtagcaatgctataaaatcgcgcgactttgtcgcccgtgtgaaggaggcctaaagcacacagggtattagtgcagtatgtctccagCGGAGGGTGGGCGTGACCAGGCTGagtgtaaaaggttcacagagggagcatgctccctctgtgacatcatcacacccccacaatgtaatcgcggagggctgatgtcttgccatggcaacagaatgccagatacaggcatcctgctttgccattgcctatgatcgctataaccagTGTCACATACAGGCGAGGAGGACAGGAGGAGGCTatagattgtggagtgactggtacccaactttccaagaCTCTGAACATCAACCGGACAAGCGACCATCACCTACGGCCACAATTCTACAGCAATCCACCTGGCCCTGCGCTGGGAACGAATTTGTACcggacaggaggagagaggagaaaggATGATACTCATCAATCCCGCCTCTGTCCTCAATCACTCTAGAAGTATTGCAAGCTTGAAGCCGTTAGAAtataggctgatttgtacccagctttcccgtacttctgcacgcatgcgaagcaaAAGCTTAAATCATTCACCTGATCCATTCTAACGCACTTCAGAGCCCTACAATTCccatacagctgccaccaccagtttTGTTGTCGGTAAACTGGAACCCAATTTATGAATTATaaatacaatcttcggagtatatggtttgtttttaaaatggaaaacgcttgaactgataaattgcagttttattctagaaaaggtctagcagtgcaatatataaaatgtacaaagatattaaaaaaaggttgttacatgggaaAATAAGGAATACAGGTAATACAAACtcagcagatttaaaataaacaggagcaattaaaagaaagttaccagactTGGATATCGGTTCAATGGGTCTGATTTTGGCGGAGTTCCTATAACAAGGGACTACCCATATACTGTAGTATCACTAAGTGGATTGCCCATTTATACCTGTGGGGTCCCACATTTTAAAGGATTCCTCAGTACACACCTTCTCCCCGCCCCCTCTGAAGTCATACAGAGAAGGAGGGTTGGATTTGTAGGAActctgaaaaatcataattccctagTTTCAGTCATACCTCGGCGAGAGTCATAATTTTAGTCATGATTGTACCTACACACACTCTACACACATATATGGTCGTATATGGTTTTAGGCCTCGGACCTCAA
The nucleotide sequence above comes from Eleutherodactylus coqui strain aEleCoq1 chromosome 2, aEleCoq1.hap1, whole genome shotgun sequence. Encoded proteins:
- the LOC136611369 gene encoding E3 ubiquitin/ISG15 ligase TRIM25-like isoform X2, producing MASANLRTELECSICLHLYTDPVTLRCGHNFCRVCIDQVLNTQNGSGVYSCPECREEFPKRPVLKRNITLCNVVENFPSAQLHQEEITEIFCTYCIHAPVLAVKSCLHCEASLCDNHLRVHSKSAEHVLTEPRTSMESRKCSVHKKILEYYCTEDAACICVSCCLIGQHQGHKMESLDEASEKKMKKLRNVLQKLTTKREKTEEKVRSLEERSKTTQEKSSKEVERVTALFIDIRRRLDDLEKRVLSEISRREEQVSLSLSDMIQKLEVKKDELSRKMRHIEELCNMTDPLTVLQEPDTGDLCDPEEEGGDQDMGGHEVMGEHDGGEEDTRGLDGGHDATWGHDGGDWGVELISHLSHTLSDLIRYVTFYVQGPADILLDVNTTANKILISDDLKTATWTDIKQNRPGTSERFQYYQVMSSRGFSSGRHYWDVEISRSRVWRVGMCYPSIGRRGRLSLIGDNKKSWGLYGGRGNNNQYSVRHDSEVIQLPYQISSDRFRICLDYEAGRLSFYQLCDPIRHLHTFTASFTEPLHAILYVREGNIKISGGAAAARSHHHAGNLPRN
- the LOC136611369 gene encoding E3 ubiquitin/ISG15 ligase TRIM25-like isoform X1, producing the protein MASANLRTELECSICLHLYTDPVTLRCGHNFCRVCIDQVLNTQNGSGVYSCPECREEFPKRPVLKRNITLCNVVENFPSAQLHQEEITEIFCTYCIHAPVLAVKSCLHCEASLCDNHLRVHSKSAEHVLTEPRTSMESRKCSVHKKILEYYCTEDAACICVSCCLIGQHQGHKMESLDEASEKKMKKLRNVLQKLTTKREKTEEKVRSLEERSKTTQEKSSKEVERVTALFIDIRRRLDDLEKRVLSEISRREEQVSLSLSDMIQKLEVKKDELSRKMRHIEELCNMTDPLTVLQEPDTGDLCDPEEEGGDQDMGGHEVMGEHDGGHDATWGHDGGDWGVELISHLSHTLSDLIRYVTFYVQGPADILLDVNTTANKILISDDLKTATWTDIKQNRPGTSERFQYYQVMSSRGFSSGRHYWDVEISRSRVWRVGMCYPSIGRRGRLSLIGDNKKSWGLYGGRGNNNQYSVRHDSEVIQLPYQISSDRFRICLDYEAGRLSFYQLCDPIRHLHTFTASFTEPLHAILYVREGNIKISGGAAAARSHHHAGNLPRN